A single genomic interval of Rhinatrema bivittatum chromosome 12, aRhiBiv1.1, whole genome shotgun sequence harbors:
- the RHOC gene encoding rho-related GTP-binding protein RhoC, translating to MAAIRKKLVIVGDGACGKTCLLIVFSKDQFPEVYVPTVFENYIADIEVDGKQVELALWDTAGQEDYDRLRPLSYPDTDVILMCFSIDSPDSLENIPEKWTPEVKHFCPNVPIILVGNKKDLRNDEHTRRELSKMKQEPVKPEEGRDMANRINAFGYLECSAKTKDGVREVFEMATRAALQVRKHRKKQRCLIL from the exons ATGGCAGCGATCCGGAAGAAGTTGGTGATTGTGGGAGATGGCGCCTGCGGGAAGACGTGTCTGCTCATCGTCTTCAGCAAGGACCAGTTCCCCGAGGTCTACGTCCCCACAGTCTTTGAGAACTACATTGCTGACATCGAGGTGGACGGAAAACAG GTTGAACTGGCTCTTTGGGATACCGCAGGACAAGAGGACTATGACAGACTGCGGCCCCTGTCCTACCCGGACACAGATGTTATCCTGATGTGCTTCTCTATCGACAGCCCAGACAGCTTGG AGAACATTCCAGAGAAATGGACTCCAGAGGTGAAGCACTTCTGTCCCAATGTGCCGATCATATTGGTGGGGAACAAGAAGGATCTTCGGAACGACGAGCACACCAGACGGGAGCTGAGCAAGATGAAGCAG GAGCCCGTGAaaccggaggagggcagagacaTGGCAAATAGAATTAATGCCTTTGGCTACCTGGAGTGCTCGGCCAAGACGAAGGATGGGGTGCGGGAAGTATTTGAGATGGCGACGCGGGCTGCCCTGCAGGTCCGGAAACACCGGAAGAAGCAGCGCTGCCTGATCCTATAA